CCCCACCCTCTTCCTGCTGGCCGATGTCAACCTGGAGAACATCCTGGCCCAGACCGAGCGGCTGCAACCGGGGCTGATCATCGTCGACTCGATCCAGGCCATCTATCATGGCGCCCTGGAAAGCAGCGCCGGCAGTGTGACGCAGGTGCGCGAGTGCGCGGCCATGCTGCTGCGGCTGGCCAAATCCACCAACATCCCGCTTTTTCTGGTGGGGCACGTGACCAAAGAAGGGGTCATCGCTGGGCCGCGGGTGCTGGAGCACATGGTGGACGCGGTGCTCTATCTGGAGGGCGACCGTTTTCACAGCTACCGGCTGCTGCGGTCGGTGAAGAACCGCTTCGGCTCGACCAATGAGGTGGGGGTGTTCGAGATGAATGCCCAGGGGATGGTGGAGGTGGCCAACCCGTCCGAGGTTTTCCTGGCCGAGCGATTGCCCAACGCTTCGGGCAGCGCCATCGCCGTGCCCATGGAGGGCACCCGGCCCCTGTTGGTTGAGGTGCAGGCCCTGGCCTCCACCACCGCCTTCCCGCAGCCCCGGCGCACCGGCAACGGCGTGGACATGAACCGGCTGCTGCTGGTGACGGCCGTGCTCTCGCGACGGGTGGGGCTGCGGCTGGTCGATCAAGATGTGTTCGTCAATGTCATCGGCGGGCTGAGGATCTCGGAGCCGGCCAGCGACCTGGCGATGGCGACGGCCATTGCCTCCAGCATGCACAACAAGCCCGTGGCCGCCGACCTGGTGCTGGTGGGCGAGATCGGGCTGAGCGGCGAGTTGCGCTCGGTCAGCCAGCTGGCGCGACGCCTGAGCGAGGCGCAGCAGATGGGCTTCAAACGCGCCCTCGTCCCCCACACCCTCAAACGACGGTCGGCCGGCGACCCCCTGCCCGATGGCATCGAAGTGCTCCCGGCCCGCTCGTTGGCTCAAGCCATCGAGACGGCGTTGATCGGCTGAGAAGGCGACGCGGACGATAGCGGGCTGATCGTCCGTCGCCGATGGTCAATCGTCAGTGGCGAGAGGGCTGATCTCGCGGGGATTTCGGTTCAACCCGCTTCAGCCGGCGGCGCCCAGGGGTCATCGGCTTGGGCCGAATCGGTCAGCATGACCAACTCGCCGCGCATATAGCCGCCTTCGTCGAGCAGGAACGAGGCCACCCGGATCACACCCCACATCCGGCCGCCTTCCAGCAGTTCCACCCGATTGGCCTGCAATTCGCCCTTGTAGGCCCCCGATACCGACACTACATCGGCCTTGATGTCCGCCAGGACGCGGGCGTCGCTGGCGATGATGATGTTGCCCAGGGTTTCGATGCGGCTTCCTTCTTCGACCACACCCTCGATGTGCACCGAGCCTTCACATTTGATCTCGCCGCGCAGGGCGGCAT
This sequence is a window from Caldilineales bacterium. Protein-coding genes within it:
- the radA gene encoding DNA repair protein RadA, which codes for MSKFRTQFVCQNCGHSQSKWAGRCPKCGEWNSFVEQVERASAGDRGGLPGGPAEPLALPDVPVDSGGRVPLSIGEMARVLGGGIVPGSGVLISGDPGIGKSTLLIQMAAAIADTGRKVLYVSGEESAHQIKRRAMRLGIESPTLFLLADVNLENILAQTERLQPGLIIVDSIQAIYHGALESSAGSVTQVRECAAMLLRLAKSTNIPLFLVGHVTKEGVIAGPRVLEHMVDAVLYLEGDRFHSYRLLRSVKNRFGSTNEVGVFEMNAQGMVEVANPSEVFLAERLPNASGSAIAVPMEGTRPLLVEVQALASTTAFPQPRRTGNGVDMNRLLLVTAVLSRRVGLRLVDQDVFVNVIGGLRISEPASDLAMATAIASSMHNKPVAADLVLVGEIGLSGELRSVSQLARRLSEAQQMGFKRALVPHTLKRRSAGDPLPDGIEVLPARSLAQAIETALIG
- a CDS encoding polymer-forming cytoskeletal protein is translated as MLGRQRRPEPDRIEVAIGPHAALRGEIKCEGSVHIEGVVEEGSRIETLGNIIIASDARVLADIKADVVSVSGAYKGELQANRVELLEGGRMWGVIRVASFLLDEGGYMRGELVMLTDSAQADDPWAPPAEAG